A region from the Anderseniella sp. Alg231-50 genome encodes:
- a CDS encoding RNase J family beta-CASP ribonuclease, whose protein sequence is MTGRKKPGAELVLLPMGGMGEIGMNAYAYGLGTPARRKWILVDCGVKFGDERDPGIDVILPDVSYLEAQAKNLLGIFLTHGHEDHIGGIAWLWPLLRCPVYCTPFAAELVKRKLAEAGLLGEVPLRVVPLGGTVEAAGFSVEYVAVTHSIPEPAALAIRTSAGTIVHSGDWKLDPTPTIAPLMDIDRFREIGNEGVDVLVCDSTNVLREGHSPSEAEISDNLANIIGEAKGRVAITTFASHVGRITSIAQAARANGREVVVAGRAMHNIIAAAREVGLLKEGNSFRDQTEYGYLPRDKVVLLCTGSQGEPRAAMARIAADNHPDITLDKGDLVIFSSKTIPGNEKSVGELLNKLAEQQVEVITSDDALVHTSGHPRQDELRQFYGWVKPKLLVPMHGEARHLMKQTEFAAECGIPETASAMAGEVLRLAPGDAKIVDDVPGGRLHVDGRIIVPSIEGPARKRRKLAHVGVVAVSLVIDGSGRMVDDPQAVLDGMPEETGAGYEFFELVLDIVEEVFESIPRKRRQIDEAVEEKLRQSIRRRVETEWGKRPIVHVLIHRV, encoded by the coding sequence ATGACGGGGCGCAAGAAGCCGGGGGCTGAACTGGTGCTGCTGCCTATGGGCGGCATGGGGGAAATCGGCATGAATGCCTATGCCTACGGGCTCGGCACGCCTGCCAGGCGTAAATGGATTCTCGTCGACTGCGGCGTGAAGTTCGGAGACGAGCGCGACCCCGGTATCGATGTGATCTTGCCGGACGTCAGTTATCTCGAAGCCCAGGCAAAAAACCTGCTTGGAATTTTCCTGACTCATGGCCACGAAGACCATATTGGCGGCATCGCTTGGCTGTGGCCGTTGTTGCGGTGTCCGGTTTACTGCACGCCGTTTGCTGCCGAACTGGTAAAGCGGAAACTGGCTGAAGCCGGATTGCTGGGTGAAGTGCCGCTGCGTGTTGTGCCGCTTGGCGGAACGGTCGAAGCGGCAGGTTTTTCGGTTGAATATGTGGCTGTCACTCATTCAATTCCCGAACCCGCCGCATTGGCCATCCGCACGTCCGCCGGCACGATTGTCCATTCCGGCGACTGGAAGCTTGACCCTACGCCGACAATTGCACCGTTGATGGACATTGATCGCTTCAGGGAGATCGGCAATGAAGGCGTCGATGTCCTGGTCTGCGATTCAACCAATGTGCTGCGGGAGGGCCATTCACCGTCTGAGGCGGAAATCTCCGACAACCTCGCCAATATCATCGGTGAAGCAAAGGGCAGGGTGGCGATAACGACATTTGCCAGCCACGTCGGCCGCATAACCTCGATCGCACAGGCAGCGCGCGCCAACGGGCGCGAGGTCGTTGTGGCGGGCAGGGCGATGCACAACATCATTGCCGCTGCCCGGGAAGTCGGTCTCCTGAAGGAAGGCAATAGTTTCCGCGACCAGACCGAGTACGGTTATCTCCCCAGAGACAAGGTGGTGTTGTTATGCACGGGCTCGCAGGGAGAACCCCGTGCCGCCATGGCGCGCATAGCTGCAGACAATCATCCGGACATTACACTGGACAAGGGCGACCTGGTGATCTTCTCCTCAAAGACCATCCCCGGCAATGAGAAGTCCGTCGGCGAATTGCTCAACAAGCTTGCCGAACAACAGGTTGAGGTCATTACTTCGGATGATGCGCTGGTCCATACATCCGGCCATCCCCGTCAGGACGAGTTGCGCCAGTTCTATGGCTGGGTAAAGCCGAAGCTGCTTGTGCCGATGCATGGTGAAGCGCGCCATCTCATGAAACAGACCGAGTTTGCCGCTGAATGCGGTATTCCCGAAACCGCCTCGGCGATGGCGGGGGAGGTGCTGCGGCTGGCACCGGGTGATGCAAAAATTGTTGATGACGTTCCCGGCGGGAGGCTGCATGTGGACGGTCGCATCATCGTGCCCAGCATAGAAGGTCCGGCGCGCAAGCGACGCAAGCTTGCCCATGTCGGCGTGGTTGCCGTGTCACTGGTGATCGATGGCAGCGGCCGGATGGTGGATGATCCGCAGGCCGTTCTGGACGGCATGCCGGAAGAAACCGGGGCCGGGTATGAGTTCTTCGAACTTGTGCTGGATATTGTCGAAGAGGTGTTTGAATCCATTCCGCGCAAACGCCGCCAGATAGACGAGGCTGTTGAGGAAAAACTCCGTCAGTCAATCCGCCGCCGTGTCGAGACGGAGTGGGGGAAACGCCCCATCGTTCATGTGCTGATTCACCGGGTTTAG
- a CDS encoding biotin--[acetyl-CoA-carboxylase] ligase, with the protein MSGSAGALPDIIWHDSVGSTNDEAHARLAVENRQPVWIAAAEQTSGKGRLGRSWVSKPGNLYASLTWPSDAEPGRLASLSLVAGLAVRDAVMLAGVAEPVQLKWPNDVLVGGKKISGILIETMARQDSHIAIVGCGINLLHHPGDTRWPATDLSACGVVIEPRAMLEHLRDAMHTRLRQWAEGAGLSSIHDDWMAAALGRGGRISVEGGKQGVFTGLSDDGALELTLDDGSLWTHHAGDVEWLEQRGSS; encoded by the coding sequence GTGAGCGGATCAGCAGGCGCGCTGCCCGACATCATCTGGCACGACAGCGTCGGTTCCACCAATGATGAAGCACACGCGCGGCTGGCGGTTGAAAACCGTCAACCGGTCTGGATTGCCGCCGCCGAACAGACAAGCGGCAAGGGCAGGTTGGGACGCAGTTGGGTTTCGAAACCTGGTAATTTGTACGCCAGCCTCACATGGCCGTCAGATGCGGAGCCGGGGCGTCTGGCCAGTCTGTCTCTCGTCGCCGGTCTGGCTGTGCGCGATGCGGTAATGCTGGCCGGTGTTGCAGAGCCGGTGCAGTTGAAATGGCCCAATGATGTTCTTGTCGGCGGCAAGAAAATATCCGGCATACTTATCGAGACGATGGCGCGGCAAGACTCTCACATTGCCATTGTGGGGTGCGGTATCAACCTGCTTCACCACCCGGGCGATACCCGCTGGCCGGCAACGGATCTTTCTGCCTGCGGCGTCGTGATCGAGCCGCGCGCGATGCTGGAACATCTGCGTGACGCCATGCACACACGTTTGCGGCAATGGGCGGAAGGAGCAGGGCTTTCCAGTATTCACGACGACTGGATGGCCGCTGCATTGGGCCGCGGCGGCCGGATATCGGTCGAAGGCGGCAAGCAGGGTGTGTTTACGGGATTGAGTGATGACGGTGCGCTGGAACTGACACTGGACGACGGCTCGCTGTGGACCCATCATGCAGGTGATGTTGAATGGCTGGAGCAGCGTGGCTCCTCGTGA